A stretch of the Panicum virgatum strain AP13 chromosome 9N, P.virgatum_v5, whole genome shotgun sequence genome encodes the following:
- the LOC120693291 gene encoding probable protein phosphatase 2C 28 — protein MLAAVMDYFSSCWGPRSPDGHRGKGSDAAGRQEGLLWYKDAGQLVTGEFSMAVVQANQLLEDQSQVESGSLSLAEPGPQGTFVGVYDGHGGPETARFINDHLFNHLRKFATEHKCISVDVIRKAFQATEEGFLSLVSREWSLKPQIASVGSCCLVGVICSGSLYVANLGDSRAVLGRLVKATGEVVAMQLSSEHNACKEEVRQELRLAHPDDPQIVVLKHNVWRVKGLIQISRSIGDVYLKRPEYNKEPLHSKFRLRETFQRPILSSDPQINEHRIQPSDQFAIFASDGLWEHLSNQEAVELVQNSPRNGIARRLVKVAMQEAAKKREMRYSDLKKINRGVRRHFHDDITVIVVFLDSNAMSKASWSKSPSVSLRGGGVTLPAKSLAPFSAPAQLNSTY, from the exons ATGCTGGCCGCAGTGATGGATTACTTCAGCTCCTGCTGGGGCCCGCGATCTCCGGACGGGCACCGGGGCAAGGGCTCCgacgcggccggccggcaggaAGGTCTCCTCTGGTACAAGGACGCTGGCCAGCTCGTCACCGGGGAGTTCTCCATGGCCGTGGTGCAGGCCAACCAGCTGCTCGAGGACCAGAGCCAGGTGGAATCCGGATCGCTCTCCTTGGCTGAGCCCGGTCCGCAGGGCACCTTCGTCGGCGTCTATGATGGCCATGGCGGTCCGGAGACGGCCCGGTTCATCAATGACCACCTCTTCAACCATCTCAGGA aatttGCAACTGAGCACAAGTGCATCTCAGTGGATGTGATCCGGAAAGCTTTCCAAGCAACTGAGGAAGGCTTTCTTTCTCTAGTCAGCAGGGAATGGTCTTTGAAGCCTCAGATTGCATCAGTGGGCTCTTGTTGCCTAGTGGGAGTCATTTGTTCTGGGAGTCTCTATGTCGCAAATCTCGGTGACTCACGTGCAGTTCTTGGAAGACTTGTTAAGGCCACTGGAGAGGTTGTGGCCATGCAGTTGTCATCGGAGCACAATGCGTGCAAAGAGGAAGTTAGACAAGAGCTACGGTTAGCACATCCCGATGATCCACAGATTGTGGTTCTAAAACACAATGTTTGGCGTGTGAAGGGTCTCATCCAG ATCTCAAGATCTATTGGAGATGTATATTTAAAGAGACCGGAGTATAACAAAGAACCTCTTCATAGCAAGTTTCGGCTTCGAGAAACCTTCCAGAGGCCAATTCTTAGTTCTGatcctcaaattaatgaacaccGAATACAGCCCAGTGATCAGTTTGCTATATTTGCTTCTGACGGGCTATGGGAGCACCTCAGCAATCAGGAAGCAGTTGAACTTGTCCAAAATAGTCCCCGTAAC GGAATCGCTCGAAGGCTAGTGAAAGTTGCGATGCAAGAAGCAGCCAAGAAGAGGGAGATGAGATATTCAGACCTCAAGAAAATCAACCGTGGGGTGAGGCGCCATTTCCACGACGATATAACTGTCATTGTGGTATTCCTCGACTCAAATGCCATGAGTAAAGCTAGCTGGAGCAAAAGCCCCTCGGTTTCTCTCCGAGGGGGCGGTGTTACCCTTCCTGCAAAATCCCTTGCGCCTTTCTCAGCTCCAGCACAGCTGAACAGCACCTACTGA